In Romboutsia lituseburensis, a genomic segment contains:
- the trxA gene encoding thioredoxin → MVRVMNDEEFNSKIENGSGIAVVDFFATWCGPCKMLAPVFEEAANEVESKANFVKIDIDQSMELARKYSVSTVPTIMIFKDGKPVETLVGFMPKEKLMEKVNIHL, encoded by the coding sequence ATAGTTAGAGTTATGAATGACGAAGAATTTAATTCAAAAATTGAAAATGGATCTGGAATTGCAGTTGTAGATTTTTTTGCAACATGGTGTGGTCCTTGTAAAATGTTAGCACCTGTATTTGAAGAAGCTGCAAATGAGGTAGAATCAAAAGCTAATTTTGTAAAAATAGATATAGACCAAAGTATGGAACTAGCAAGAAAATATAGTGTTAGTACAGTTCCTACAATAATGATATTTAAAGATGGAAAGCCTGTAGAAACTTTAGTAGGATTTATGCCTAAAGAAAAATTAATGGAAAAAGTAAATATTCATTTATAA
- a CDS encoding molybdopterin molybdotransferase MoeA, with the protein MKLFDVVNVEDALSIIKSTFIQDLKVERVNLIDSFNRYLAKDIVSNINVPHFRKSTVDGYAVRFEDVISASASNTTNLKLLGESHMGKVCKFDLDEDECVYVPTGAMIPSNAQGVIMMEYCDKLNDKEIYVQKNTSFNENIVGIGEDIKEDEILYKKGHLINERDLGVLAGANIKDISVYKELVVGIISTGDEILNIEEDIKEAKIKDINAYILYGQFKKMNLNPKIYSPVKDNLEEIISLMNHAINECDIVLISGGSSVGKKDETLKAIESFKNSKVFVEGIALKPGKPTIISSVENKLVVGLPGHPLSCAFVVESLIRPYINSIFECKEDKYIVCEFEYNYHKSKGREEVLAVNIKNENNKVICMPIFSKSSTIKQFAKCDGYIRINRELEGVNKGDLVKVCLF; encoded by the coding sequence ATGAAACTTTTTGATGTAGTAAATGTTGAAGACGCTTTAAGTATAATAAAAAGTACATTTATTCAGGATTTAAAAGTCGAGAGAGTTAATTTAATAGATAGTTTTAATAGATATTTAGCAAAGGATATAGTTTCAAATATTAATGTACCTCACTTTAGAAAATCAACAGTAGATGGATATGCAGTTCGTTTTGAAGATGTTATATCAGCAAGTGCATCAAACACTACAAATCTAAAACTACTAGGAGAAAGTCACATGGGTAAAGTCTGTAAATTTGATTTAGATGAAGATGAATGTGTATATGTTCCTACTGGTGCAATGATACCATCAAACGCTCAGGGTGTTATTATGATGGAGTATTGTGATAAATTAAATGATAAAGAAATCTATGTACAAAAGAATACTTCATTTAATGAAAATATCGTTGGAATAGGAGAGGATATAAAGGAAGATGAAATCCTTTATAAAAAAGGGCATTTAATAAATGAAAGAGACTTAGGAGTATTAGCAGGAGCAAATATAAAAGACATTTCAGTATATAAAGAATTAGTAGTTGGAATTATATCTACAGGAGATGAAATTCTTAACATAGAGGAAGATATAAAAGAGGCTAAGATTAAAGATATAAATGCATATATTTTATATGGTCAATTTAAAAAGATGAACTTAAATCCTAAAATTTATTCACCAGTAAAAGATAATTTAGAAGAGATTATTAGTTTAATGAATCACGCTATAAATGAATGCGATATCGTACTTATATCAGGTGGAAGTTCTGTAGGAAAAAAAGATGAAACACTAAAGGCTATAGAAAGCTTTAAAAATAGTAAAGTATTTGTTGAAGGAATAGCTTTAAAGCCAGGAAAACCAACCATTATATCAAGTGTAGAGAATAAGTTAGTGGTAGGTCTTCCAGGGCACCCTTTATCATGTGCTTTTGTAGTTGAATCATTAATTAGGCCTTATATAAATTCAATATTTGAATGTAAAGAAGATAAATACATAGTTTGTGAGTTTGAGTATAACTATCACAAATCAAAGGGTAGGGAAGAAGTTTTAGCTGTAAATATAAAAAATGAAAATAATAAGGTTATATGTATGCCGATATTTTCAAAGTCAAGTACGATTAAACAGTTTGCTAAATGTGATGGATATATAAGAATAAATAGAGAACTAGAAGGGGTAAATAAAGGTGATTTAGTTAAAGTTTGTTTATTTTAA
- a CDS encoding creatininase family protein yields MTLMANMTWYEFNDKKDEDVVILPIGSVEQHGPHLPFIYGYYNIRRICRTFRGAY; encoded by the coding sequence ATGACTTTAATGGCAAATATGACATGGTATGAGTTTAATGATAAAAAAGATGAAGATGTAGTGATATTACCAATTGGTTCAGTAGAACAACATGGACCTCATTTACCTTTTATCTACGGATACTATAATATCAGAAGGATTTGCAGAACTTTTAGGGGAGCATATTAA
- the hydE gene encoding [FeFe] hydrogenase H-cluster radical SAM maturase HydE — MTKYNIKILIDKLYEENSLKSDELLYLLDNIDNDLDNKLKENNISNRNYLYKLSCNTRDKYYDKKVFLRGLIEISNFCKNDCYYCGIRCSNKNIDRYRLTKSEILECCEIGYKIGYKTFVLQGGEDLYFDDKKMCDIISSIKIKYPDCAITLSLGEKSYETYNKYFLCGADRYLLRHETSSSSHYNKLHPSNLKLSNRKKCLNDLKKIGFQIGAGFMVDSPFQTNIDIVNDLIYLKNLNPHMVGIGPFIPHKETIFKNYNPGNLEKTLLLLALTRLLLPSVLLPATTALSSIDSNGRNFGLLAGCNVIMPNLSPYEFRSKYSLYDNKLSTGLEAFEHNKKLEENISNLNLRIDYSRGDNINWRRVKCL; from the coding sequence ATGACTAAATATAATATAAAAATCCTAATAGATAAATTATATGAAGAAAACTCTCTAAAAAGCGATGAATTACTTTATTTGTTGGATAATATTGATAATGACTTAGATAATAAATTAAAAGAAAACAATATTAGCAATAGAAATTATTTGTATAAATTATCCTGTAATACTCGCGATAAATATTATGATAAAAAAGTTTTTTTAAGAGGACTTATTGAAATTAGTAATTTCTGCAAAAATGATTGTTACTATTGTGGAATAAGGTGCTCTAATAAAAATATTGATAGGTATAGACTTACTAAATCTGAAATCCTAGAATGTTGTGAAATTGGTTATAAAATAGGATATAAGACATTTGTCTTGCAAGGAGGAGAAGACTTGTACTTTGACGATAAAAAAATGTGTGACATAATCTCCTCAATAAAAATCAAATATCCAGATTGTGCTATAACCCTCTCTTTAGGAGAAAAATCTTACGAAACATACAATAAATATTTTTTATGTGGTGCTGATAGGTATTTATTAAGACATGAAACATCCAGCTCATCTCATTATAATAAACTTCATCCATCTAATCTTAAATTATCAAATAGAAAAAAATGTCTTAATGATTTAAAAAAAATAGGTTTTCAAATTGGAGCCGGATTTATGGTAGATTCTCCATTTCAAACCAATATAGACATAGTAAATGACCTTATTTATTTAAAAAATTTAAATCCTCATATGGTTGGTATTGGTCCTTTTATTCCTCATAAAGAGACCATCTTTAAAAATTACAATCCTGGTAATCTTGAAAAAACATTATTGTTATTAGCTTTAACCAGATTGCTACTTCCGTCAGTTTTGCTACCTGCAACTACTGCTCTTTCTTCTATTGATTCTAATGGACGTAACTTTGGACTACTAGCTGGTTGTAATGTTATTATGCCAAACCTTTCTCCTTATGAGTTTAGAAGTAAATATTCTCTTTACGATAATAAATTGTCTACTGGATTAGAAGCATTTGAACATAATAAAAAATTAGAAGAAAATATTAGTAATCTTAATTTAAGAATAGATTATTCTCGTGGTGATAATATAAATTGGAGGCGTGTTAAATGTTTATAA
- a CDS encoding molybdopterin biosynthesis protein, with protein MGKYLMNIPLEDGLNKYLNEIKDLKNLEGEFIDIDNCLNKVTCEPVYSKLSSPFYNCSAMDGIAVKAKSTFMANEQNIITLKENIGYIEVDTGDPIPKDFDAVIMIEDVLSKENKIAKIYKPAIPWQHIRCIGEDIVEQQMIIPSFHKIRPQDIGAMISARVQNVKVFKDFKVGIIPTGTELINKEETPKIGDIIESNSKLFEGLILGYGAIPIIYPIAKDDYSQIKKSVLNALDECDMVLISAGSSQGREDYTHDIIADIGKVLIHGLAIKPGKPAILGYGENKPIIGVPGYPVSAWVVIENIVKPIINKLTYKKYSNTQYITAKLGKRIMSSLKYEEFIRVKLGKVDNQYTAIPIKQGAGTITSLVNADGVIRVAQNVEGISQGSIVKVELLKDIDEIDKTIVAIGSHDLIVDLISSELTKNSLGQFKLNSIYVGSEHGVLALKNNECHISPVHAIKLDDEDYIKYIIDEDISIIKLAKRTQGIIVKKGNPLKIENMHDLVKYRIVNRQKGSASRILLDNFIDSNNIKKSTINGYKREESTNMCVAKTIQNDDADCAIGIYSVSRAFDLDFIPICEHEYGILVRTKDLKEDYIKKLLDVINSNSFKKKVDSFGGYDLSQCGEVLKCDKSTN; from the coding sequence ATGGGAAAATATTTAATGAATATACCTCTTGAAGATGGATTAAACAAGTATTTAAATGAAATTAAAGATTTGAAAAATTTAGAAGGTGAATTTATAGATATAGATAATTGTTTAAACAAAGTAACTTGTGAGCCTGTTTATTCAAAATTATCATCACCTTTTTATAATTGCTCTGCAATGGATGGAATTGCAGTTAAAGCAAAATCTACGTTTATGGCAAATGAGCAAAATATAATTACTTTAAAAGAAAATATTGGTTATATAGAAGTCGATACTGGAGATCCAATACCTAAGGATTTTGATGCAGTAATAATGATTGAAGATGTACTATCAAAAGAAAATAAGATTGCAAAAATATATAAGCCTGCTATACCATGGCAGCATATTAGATGTATAGGAGAAGATATAGTAGAACAACAAATGATAATTCCTAGCTTTCATAAAATAAGACCTCAAGATATAGGAGCTATGATTAGTGCAAGAGTACAAAATGTAAAAGTATTTAAAGATTTTAAAGTAGGTATAATACCAACAGGAACAGAACTTATAAATAAAGAAGAAACACCTAAAATCGGAGATATAATAGAATCTAATTCAAAGCTATTTGAAGGATTAATATTAGGATATGGAGCTATACCTATAATATATCCTATAGCTAAAGATGATTATAGCCAGATAAAAAAAAGTGTTTTAAATGCTCTAGATGAATGTGATATGGTGTTAATAAGCGCAGGATCTTCTCAAGGAAGAGAAGATTATACTCATGACATAATAGCAGATATAGGAAAAGTATTAATACATGGGCTAGCTATAAAACCAGGAAAGCCTGCCATATTAGGGTACGGAGAAAATAAACCTATAATAGGAGTACCAGGATATCCTGTATCAGCATGGGTGGTAATTGAGAATATAGTAAAACCTATAATAAATAAACTTACATATAAAAAATATTCTAATACTCAGTATATAACAGCAAAACTTGGGAAACGAATAATGAGCTCTTTAAAATATGAGGAGTTTATAAGAGTTAAGTTAGGAAAAGTAGATAATCAGTATACGGCGATACCTATAAAACAAGGTGCTGGAACGATAACTAGCTTAGTTAATGCAGATGGTGTAATAAGGGTAGCGCAAAATGTAGAAGGGATATCACAAGGAAGTATTGTAAAAGTAGAACTGCTAAAAGATATAGATGAAATTGATAAAACAATAGTAGCAATAGGTAGCCATGATTTAATTGTTGACTTAATAAGCTCAGAATTAACTAAAAATTCTTTAGGTCAGTTTAAGTTAAACTCAATTTATGTAGGAAGTGAACACGGAGTATTAGCTCTTAAGAATAATGAATGCCATATATCTCCAGTACATGCAATTAAATTAGATGATGAAGACTACATAAAATATATTATAGATGAAGATATATCTATAATAAAATTAGCTAAAAGAACTCAGGGGATAATTGTTAAAAAAGGTAATCCATTAAAAATTGAAAATATGCATGATTTAGTAAAGTATAGAATAGTAAATAGACAAAAAGGATCAGCATCAAGAATATTACTTGATAATTTTATAGATAGTAACAATATTAAAAAAAGTACCATAAATGGATATAAGAGAGAAGAATCGACTAATATGTGTGTTGCAAAAACAATACAAAATGATGACGCTGATTGCGCTATAGGGATATATTCAGTATCTAGAGCTTTTGATTTAGATTTTATACCTATATGTGAACATGAGTATGGTATACTTGTAAGAACTAAAGATTTAAAAGAAGACTATATAAAAAAATTGTTAGATGTAATAAATTCTAACAGCTTCAAAAAAAAGGTAGATAGCTTTGGTGGATATGATTTAAGTCAATGTGGTGAAGTTTTAAAATGTGATAAAAGTACTAATTAA
- a CDS encoding aldehyde ferredoxin oxidoreductase N-terminal domain-containing protein translates to MKKILYINLKNKRIKVTHQYDEYKINLNGDNLVFEAPPLAGYGVVGLNRLSVYDKNSLSQSGSHFAHFMKCNGYDYLVLEGESQEPVYVYIDKDNISIKDAKYIYNESYDVVKELLKKELEEEKIEIAAVGMAGINKVDFAKIMFRNNKSCGKNGLGKLMATKKLKAIVLKSQENLIPYDEEKFKRYNQIIGQRIINKSNVNWYDENNSCYGCCLNCKSSTVNRIHEQGFSIEESNKINELSNYYGMDSLTLAQGINTYKKTFDTEIIDLNYFVENIIKNYEYYRPLFVNENSKVRKIKDSDEKLGFCKLLLQKNILTEKEKKCLIKCILGLSMAI, encoded by the coding sequence ATGAAAAAAATACTATATATAAACTTAAAAAATAAGAGAATAAAAGTAACGCATCAGTATGACGAATATAAAATCAATTTAAACGGTGACAATTTGGTATTTGAAGCGCCACCTCTAGCTGGATACGGAGTTGTAGGGTTAAATCGATTAAGTGTGTATGATAAAAATTCTTTATCGCAAAGTGGAAGTCATTTTGCACATTTTATGAAATGTAATGGATATGATTATTTAGTATTGGAAGGGGAAAGTCAAGAACCTGTATATGTATATATAGATAAAGATAATATAAGCATTAAAGATGCAAAGTACATATACAATGAAAGTTATGATGTTGTTAAGGAGTTATTAAAAAAGGAATTAGAAGAAGAAAAGATAGAAATAGCTGCAGTAGGAATGGCGGGGATTAATAAGGTAGATTTTGCAAAAATAATGTTTAGGAATAATAAATCATGTGGCAAAAATGGATTAGGAAAACTTATGGCAACAAAAAAATTAAAAGCTATAGTATTAAAAAGTCAAGAAAATTTAATTCCATATGATGAGGAAAAATTCAAAAGATATAATCAAATAATAGGGCAAAGGATAATAAATAAAAGTAATGTAAATTGGTATGATGAGAATAATTCTTGTTATGGATGCTGTTTAAATTGTAAAAGTAGCACTGTAAACAGAATACATGAACAAGGTTTTAGTATAGAAGAATCTAATAAAATAAATGAATTATCAAATTATTATGGTATGGATAGTTTAACACTAGCTCAAGGAATAAATACTTATAAAAAAACATTTGATACAGAAATTATTGATTTAAATTATTTTGTAGAAAATATAATAAAAAATTATGAATATTATAGACCATTATTCGTAAATGAAAATAGCAAAGTAAGAAAAATAAAAGATAGTGATGAAAAATTAGGTTTTTGCAAGCTATTATTACAAAAAAATATACTTACAGAAAAAGAAAAGAAATGCTTAATAAAGTGTATTTTAGGATTAAGTATGGCAATTTAA
- the amrA gene encoding AmmeMemoRadiSam system protein A — protein MDKFYLMPHPPIMIDAIGKGQEQQIIKTINSCKQISTEISCMDIDTIIIISPHGLVFKDGIAIVDSDKLEGDLSKFESGEIKLEMDINRELTSEIIENSTIKGIGIAPLDKYTCVNYGATLELDHGALIPLYYIIQNKKYNLVHITYGMLSKFELYKFGMIISESVQKLKSKAVLVASGDLSHRLKEEGPYSYSPYGKKFDTEFLGALESGNMKNLLDINYELIKEAGECGLRSMYILAGAMDGKDIDATILSYEDTFGVGYGVVKFNTKKSDKKLSVELETDQEHKRIEKLSKGDLYTQLARKSLYYYYDKGHYLKESDDLPHEMLNERRGVFVSLKKEGELKGCIGTIGAITDNVAQEIIRNAVSAATQDHRFSKVSKDELGYLDISVDVLFEPEPCTLNDLNVYEYGVIVSTLDKRGLLLPNLGGINSVDEQIKIALQKAGISYNEDFLIEMFKVERHKENNLED, from the coding sequence ATGGATAAATTTTATTTAATGCCTCATCCACCTATTATGATAGATGCGATAGGCAAAGGACAAGAACAACAAATAATTAAAACTATAAATTCTTGTAAACAAATAAGTACAGAAATTAGTTGCATGGATATAGATACTATAATAATAATATCACCACATGGGTTAGTATTTAAAGATGGAATAGCAATTGTTGATAGTGACAAATTAGAGGGGGACTTAAGTAAGTTCGAATCGGGTGAAATAAAATTAGAAATGGATATAAACAGAGAATTAACAAGTGAAATAATAGAAAATTCAACTATTAAAGGTATAGGTATAGCTCCTCTTGATAAATATACATGTGTAAACTATGGAGCCACGCTAGAGTTAGACCATGGAGCTTTAATACCTCTTTACTATATAATACAGAATAAAAAGTATAATTTAGTGCATATAACATATGGTATGCTATCAAAGTTTGAGCTTTATAAATTTGGAATGATAATAAGTGAGAGTGTACAAAAATTAAAAAGTAAGGCGGTTTTAGTCGCATCAGGAGATTTATCTCACAGATTAAAAGAAGAAGGTCCGTATTCATATAGTCCTTATGGAAAGAAATTTGACACTGAATTTTTAGGTGCACTAGAATCAGGAAATATGAAAAACTTACTTGATATAAATTATGAACTAATAAAAGAAGCTGGAGAATGCGGATTAAGATCTATGTATATCTTAGCAGGAGCAATGGATGGAAAAGATATAGATGCAACGATTTTAAGTTATGAGGATACTTTTGGAGTAGGATACGGTGTTGTAAAATTTAACACAAAAAAGTCAGACAAGAAATTATCAGTAGAATTAGAAACAGATCAGGAACATAAAAGAATAGAGAAGCTTTCTAAAGGGGACTTATATACTCAGTTAGCAAGAAAAAGTTTGTACTATTATTATGACAAAGGACACTATTTAAAAGAGTCTGATGATTTACCACATGAAATGTTAAATGAAAGACGTGGTGTATTTGTTTCGTTAAAGAAAGAAGGGGAGTTAAAAGGATGTATAGGAACTATTGGTGCAATAACAGATAATGTAGCACAAGAAATAATAAGAAATGCAGTGAGTGCTGCGACACAAGACCATAGATTTTCAAAAGTATCAAAAGATGAATTAGGATATTTAGATATATCAGTAGACGTACTTTTTGAACCAGAGCCATGCACATTAAATGATCTAAATGTTTATGAATATGGAGTTATAGTAAGTACGCTAGATAAAAGAGGATTATTACTTCCAAATCTCGGCGGTATAAATAGTGTAGATGAGCAAATTAAAATAGCACTTCAAAAAGCTGGAATAAGTTATAATGAAGATTTTTTAATAGAAATGTTTAAAGTAGAAAGGCACAAAGAAAATAACCTAGAGGATTAA
- the hydG gene encoding [FeFe] hydrogenase H-cluster radical SAM maturase HydG: MFINHELINELLENAKNSTESDIDKVLFKASNREKLTYSDIAILLQINDDIQLKKLFKIAGEIKNSIYGNRIVLFAPLYISNYCVNDCVYCGYQRCNKFERRKLTQNEIREEVKILEKMGHKRLALEAGEDPNNCPIEYILESLDTIYSTYNQNGNIRRVNVNIAATTVDNYKKLKEKGIGTYILFQETYNKPTFIKMHGKSIKNDYYYHLTAFDRAMEAGIDDVGAGVLFGLSDPKFEVLALMMHNEHLENKFGVGFHTISFPRLKKAEGMELKDFPHLVDDDTFKKIVAITRLAVPFTGIIMSTRESASMRNELLKYGVSQISAGSITGVGGYKECEDGNNVDQFTLDDHRTPIQVLKELINDEYIPSYCTACYRMGRTGDRFMSLAKSGEIHNVCTPNALTTLKEFLLDYGDEELQTMGEKLIQKELSKIKRNDVREIVYNNINSLNEGKRDLYL; this comes from the coding sequence ATGTTTATAAATCATGAACTTATAAATGAATTACTTGAAAATGCTAAAAATTCTACAGAAAGTGATATAGATAAAGTTCTTTTTAAGGCTTCAAATAGAGAAAAATTAACTTATAGTGATATTGCTATACTACTTCAAATAAATGATGATATTCAATTAAAAAAACTATTTAAAATAGCTGGAGAAATAAAAAATAGTATTTACGGTAATAGAATTGTTTTATTTGCACCTTTATATATATCTAACTATTGCGTAAATGATTGTGTTTATTGTGGCTACCAAAGATGTAATAAGTTTGAAAGAAGAAAACTAACTCAAAATGAGATTAGAGAAGAAGTTAAAATACTAGAAAAAATGGGACATAAAAGACTTGCACTTGAAGCTGGAGAAGACCCTAACAACTGTCCTATTGAATATATATTAGAATCACTTGATACAATTTATTCTACTTATAACCAAAATGGCAATATAAGAAGAGTAAACGTTAATATTGCTGCTACAACAGTGGATAATTATAAAAAATTAAAAGAAAAAGGAATTGGAACATATATTTTATTCCAAGAAACTTATAATAAACCTACATTCATAAAAATGCATGGTAAGTCTATAAAAAATGACTATTATTACCATCTAACAGCATTTGATAGAGCCATGGAAGCAGGTATTGATGATGTAGGAGCTGGAGTACTATTTGGACTTTCTGATCCTAAATTTGAGGTATTAGCTCTTATGATGCATAACGAGCATCTTGAAAATAAATTTGGAGTAGGTTTCCATACTATATCTTTCCCTAGATTAAAAAAAGCTGAAGGTATGGAACTAAAAGATTTTCCTCATCTAGTTGATGACGATACATTCAAGAAGATAGTTGCTATAACTCGATTAGCTGTACCTTTTACGGGTATAATTATGTCTACTCGAGAATCAGCATCTATGAGAAATGAACTATTAAAATACGGTGTTTCTCAAATTAGTGCTGGATCTATAACAGGCGTTGGAGGATATAAAGAGTGTGAAGACGGCAATAATGTAGATCAATTTACATTAGATGACCATAGAACACCTATTCAAGTTCTTAAAGAGCTTATTAATGATGAATACATTCCTAGTTACTGTACAGCATGTTATAGAATGGGAAGAACCGGGGATAGATTTATGAGTTTAGCTAAAAGCGGTGAAATTCATAATGTTTGTACTCCTAATGCCCTTACTACATTGAAGGAATTTTTATTAGACTATGGAGATGAAGAACTTCAAACTATGGGAGAAAAATTAATTCAAAAAGAACTTTCTAAAATTAAAAGAAATGATGTAAGAGAAATTGTATATAATAATATAAATTCTTTAAATGAAGGTAAAAGAGATTTATATTTATAG
- a CDS encoding RrF2 family transcriptional regulator, which yields MTLSKFSDYAFRILILLGNNPDNTFTVDSISKTLNLSNNHIKKIVYKLATEGYIESTKGRNGGIRLGKNPCDINLGELLKITEDNLSVVECFSKNNNTCNISSSCKLKGVIGHALNSFMKVFDDYTLADVLDNKI from the coding sequence ATGACATTATCAAAATTTAGTGATTATGCATTTAGAATTTTAATACTTCTTGGAAATAATCCTGATAATACATTTACAGTAGACTCGATTTCGAAAACTTTAAACTTATCTAATAATCATATAAAAAAAATAGTTTATAAATTAGCTACAGAAGGTTATATAGAGTCTACAAAAGGTCGAAATGGTGGTATTCGCCTGGGCAAAAATCCTTGTGATATAAATCTCGGTGAATTACTTAAAATTACAGAGGATAATTTAAGTGTGGTTGAATGTTTTTCTAAAAATAATAATACTTGTAATATCAGTTCTTCGTGTAAACTTAAAGGTGTAATCGGTCATGCTCTTAATTCTTTTATGAAGGTCTTTGATGATTATACTTTAGCTGATGTTTTAGATAATAAAATATAA
- the hydF gene encoding [FeFe] hydrogenase H-cluster maturation GTPase HydF: MSLNSSPQGVRVHIGLFGKRNAGKSSIINAISNQEISIVSDVAGTTTDPVFRPIEILPIGPCVLIDTAGLDDIGNLGELRVSKSLDVLSKTDIALLVVDSLVGLSEDDLALIKTFKSKNIPHILVLNKIDSLNTKFINLEHEYVTCPVVFVSAKNKDGIDSLKKEIINVSPKGLNEFKLVSDLIKPDEFVLLVVPIDKAAPKGRLILPQQQIIRDILDSGCNAIVSKEDNLKETLANLKSKPKLVITDSQVFKKVNNSIPKDIPLTSFSILFARAKGDLKELIDGCAAINNLKDGDKILIAEGCTHHRQDDDIGNFKIPNMLKTKTNKNLLFDFTSGVSFSNNLSDYSLVVHCGACMMNRNAMLSRIKNCRELDIPIVNYGVLMAYANNILDRTLEPFNI, encoded by the coding sequence ATGAGTCTTAACTCCTCTCCTCAGGGTGTTAGGGTACATATTGGATTATTTGGTAAAAGAAATGCTGGTAAATCAAGCATAATAAATGCTATATCAAATCAAGAAATATCTATTGTATCCGATGTTGCTGGAACTACTACTGACCCTGTTTTTAGACCTATAGAAATTTTACCAATTGGGCCTTGTGTGTTAATAGATACTGCTGGTCTTGATGATATAGGTAATTTAGGAGAACTTAGAGTAAGTAAAAGTTTGGACGTATTATCTAAAACTGATATTGCTCTTTTAGTTGTAGATAGTTTAGTAGGACTTAGCGAAGACGACTTAGCTTTAATCAAAACATTCAAATCAAAAAATATACCTCACATCTTAGTCTTAAATAAAATTGATTCTTTAAATACTAAATTTATAAATTTAGAACATGAATATGTAACATGCCCTGTAGTATTTGTATCTGCTAAAAATAAAGACGGAATAGATTCTCTAAAAAAAGAAATTATAAATGTTTCACCTAAGGGCCTAAATGAGTTCAAATTAGTGAGCGATTTAATAAAACCAGATGAATTTGTTTTATTAGTTGTTCCAATAGATAAAGCTGCTCCAAAAGGTAGGCTTATTTTACCTCAACAACAGATTATAAGAGACATTTTAGACTCTGGGTGTAATGCTATTGTTTCTAAAGAGGATAATTTGAAAGAAACTTTAGCTAATCTTAAGTCAAAGCCAAAATTAGTTATAACAGATTCTCAAGTATTTAAAAAGGTTAATAACAGTATACCTAAAGATATTCCACTTACATCTTTCTCTATACTCTTTGCTAGAGCTAAAGGTGATTTAAAAGAATTAATAGATGGATGTGCTGCTATTAACAATTTAAAAGACGGTGATAAAATTCTTATTGCAGAAGGATGTACTCATCATAGACAAGATGATGATATAGGTAATTTTAAAATTCCTAATATGCTAAAAACTAAAACTAATAAAAATCTATTATTTGATTTTACATCTGGTGTTTCTTTTAGTAATAATTTATCAGATTATTCTCTTGTAGTTCATTGCGGTGCTTGTATGATGAATAGAAATGCAATGTTAAGTAGAATTAAAAATTGTAGAGAGTTAGATATTCCTATTGTGAATTACGGAGTTCTTATGGCTTATGCTAATAATATATTAGACAGAACTCTAGAGCCTTTTAATATATGA